AGCGCCACTGGGTTGATTTCAAACCCTTTATGCGCAGCCTCAAACCCGAATTCGTGTAGGTAGTGCTCTAGTGATTCGTGCAGAGAGGTTTCTACAAACGGTCCTGCTACACCTATTGCTAGGGATGCTACTGCTAATATTGTGTAGGGTATCCACATGACTTTGGGCGCTTCGCCTAGGTGGTGCTCAGCTTCGCTATGCGAATCATGCTTATGCTCGAGCTCCTTAAGATACTGGCTCTTTTCGCCGAAGAAGGCTAAGCCGATCATCCTAAAGGTGTAGAACACTGTCAACATAGCGGTTACAACAGCCAAAGCGAAGAGAATAGGGGCGTATGGTGTAGAAGCCTCCCAAACCGCAGCCAAAACAGCATCCTTGCTCCAGAAGCCGCTCAGAGGCGGTATACCAGCTAGGGAGGCTGAGGCTAGAAGCATAGAAATGAAGGTGATCGGCATAACACTCCTCAAACCACCCATATCAGAGAGATACTTGCTTCCGCAAGCGTGGATGAGTGCACCAGCAGCCATAAAGAGCGAAGCCTTAAAGACGGCGTGGCTCATTAGGTGGAAGAAAGCTGCTGTGAAGCCCCCAGCGAAAGCCGTGCCCTCGCTGACCAAGCCGGCAGCGCCTAAAGCGAGCATCATGTAACCTATCTGTGAAACCGTTGAGTAGGCTAAGACCTTCTTTATCTCCCTACCCACAACGGCTTGGGTAGCGGCTAAGAAGGCTGTAAAGGCACCTATCCAAGCGACCACCTCAAAGAAGAGAGGCGCTGCGTTTACGGCTTGGAAAGCATTATAGAAGATTGGGCCTACTCTTGCTACCAGAAAGACACCAGCCTTCACCATCGTTGCTGCGTGTATGAGGGCTGAGACGGAAGTGGGTCCAGCCATGGCATCTGGGAGCCACTCTTGAAGCGGGAACTGTGCCGACTTACCTACCGCTCCTCCGAAGATCAGTATGGTTACTGGTATGAGTAACCCGGCTGAGGCTAGGCTGCTCGCCCAATCTGTGTGTTCAGCGAGTTGTGTGAAGCTGAAGGTGTGTGAGTAGGTGTAGAGTATGAGTAGCCCGATGAGGAAGGCTGAGTCACCAACCCTAGTCGTTATGAACGCTTTCATGCCTGCGTGGCTCGGCGAGTAGGCTTGCTCACGCCCCCAAGCCCTTCTTCCCCCTTCTTCAACAGGTGTCCCAACCCAATACTTCTTCTCGTCACTATGCCAGAAGCCGATGAGCGCGTAAGAGCAT
This region of Nitrososphaerota archaeon genomic DNA includes:
- a CDS encoding NADH-quinone oxidoreductase subunit L; translated protein: MNEALPWLVWVLPIVGAILTPIFARIGDRVRDYLAVLFSLAPAVSAALMIPSKEVIHSTFDWIPSIGLKAGVLADPLSIAMANVVAWISFLIMVYSLGYMKGEPNLTRYWFFMNFFIGNMQLIVLSDNLLQLFFGWEGVGLCSYALIGFWHSDEKKYWVGTPVEEGGRRAWGREQAYSPSHAGMKAFITTRVGDSAFLIGLLILYTYSHTFSFTQLAEHTDWASSLASAGLLIPVTILIFGGAVGKSAQFPLQEWLPDAMAGPTSVSALIHAATMVKAGVFLVARVGPIFYNAFQAVNAAPLFFEVVAWIGAFTAFLAATQAVVGREIKKVLAYSTVSQIGYMMLALGAAGLVSEGTAFAGGFTAAFFHLMSHAVFKASLFMAAGALIHACGSKYLSDMGGLRSVMPITFISMLLASASLAGIPPLSGFWSKDAVLAAVWEASTPYAPILFALAVVTAMLTVFYTFRMIGLAFFGEKSQYLKELEHKHDSHSEAEHHLGEAPKVMWIPYTILAVASLAIGVAGPFVETSLHESLEHYLHEFGFEAAHKGFEINPVALGGSIAALAIGLPIGYYIYIARRADPAKIVNSSSLLRALYIFLENRWYINTLYYAIFVDGLARFARIVWRGLELGVIDRWSDATALASIVSSKAGNWFDKYIVDGFINGLAYVSALFSRVCRRIQTGVTQNYLLVFAIGVVVVLIILVLNPSLLLR